A DNA window from Pseudarthrobacter sp. W1I19 contains the following coding sequences:
- a CDS encoding GAF domain-containing protein → MAAEPAGQIGWGSLPLPPEPVFDSKDVETYLQEVTQEFMGDIKGESRGIGWAATLFRLGKARTLAASSEQAREADLEQCSFADGPVIEALRSGEFVLLSDLGRDRRWPGYANAAAGHGVQSLLSMPIVSEGMTSAAISLYASSPHTFASDDLLRVQSYARQVARALRVVVRVAERAEAAAGIAVAQSSLVLVDLAVRSLMDEYGLSREGALRFLQREASHHELDLHGAALNVVVPGPVRDASGPRRDMADDVEDFRLLAPAELGQPPDAGAARNEAPSTTAKGRRA, encoded by the coding sequence ATGGCTGCTGAACCCGCGGGGCAGATTGGCTGGGGATCGCTCCCACTTCCGCCGGAGCCGGTTTTCGACAGCAAGGACGTTGAAACCTACCTCCAGGAAGTCACCCAGGAGTTTATGGGGGACATCAAGGGTGAATCGCGCGGCATCGGCTGGGCCGCCACCCTTTTCCGCCTGGGGAAGGCACGCACCCTTGCAGCGAGCAGCGAGCAGGCACGCGAGGCAGACCTGGAACAGTGTTCCTTCGCCGACGGACCCGTCATCGAGGCCCTGCGGAGCGGCGAGTTCGTGCTGTTGTCCGATCTCGGCCGGGACCGGCGGTGGCCCGGGTACGCAAATGCCGCGGCCGGGCACGGCGTGCAGTCTCTTTTGTCAATGCCCATCGTCTCCGAGGGCATGACCAGCGCCGCCATTAGCCTTTACGCCTCCTCGCCCCACACCTTTGCCAGCGACGATCTTCTCCGCGTACAAAGCTATGCGCGGCAGGTTGCGCGCGCCCTGCGCGTGGTGGTCCGGGTGGCAGAGCGCGCGGAGGCCGCGGCGGGAATCGCCGTCGCACAGAGCTCACTGGTGCTGGTTGACCTGGCGGTGCGAAGCCTGATGGACGAGTACGGTCTCAGCCGGGAGGGCGCCCTGCGCTTCCTGCAGCGCGAGGCTTCGCACCACGAACTGGACCTTCATGGTGCGGCCTTGAATGTTGTGGTGCCAGGGCCCGTTAGGGACGCTTCGGGACCGCGGCGGGACATGGCCGACGACGTTGAGGACTTCCGCCTGTTGGCTCCGGCCGAGTTGGGCCAACCGCCCGATGCAGGAGCTGCCCGGAATGAGGCCCCTTCCACAACGGCGAAAGGACGGCGGGCATGA
- a CDS encoding glycosyltransferase family A protein — MSRRSSEQWARRGEGPERVDVDVLVPTCNRPAELAVTLSGLAGQANPSFRVVVSDQSSGAPAWEHPAAAAMVRVLEAQGRPVTLLRHLPRRGLAEHRQFLLDQSNAAKCLFLDDDVWLEPGALERMNRALEELDCGFVGMAPQGLSYLDDRRPEQTAGFEVWDGPVTPERVRPGTPGFERWPLHSAANLSHLSADLSLGPGEWLPYRVAWLGGCVLYQRDALREAGGFSFWPSLPVDHAGEDVVAQWQVMERYGAAGILPSGAVHLESPTTVTDRKVEAYDVVLGETVAAYAGNSPAVD; from the coding sequence GTGAGCAGGAGATCATCAGAACAGTGGGCACGCCGCGGTGAGGGGCCGGAACGGGTGGACGTGGACGTGCTGGTACCCACGTGCAACCGCCCTGCCGAGCTGGCAGTAACACTGTCCGGCCTGGCCGGGCAGGCCAATCCATCCTTCCGCGTAGTGGTCAGCGACCAGTCCAGCGGTGCGCCCGCCTGGGAGCATCCTGCGGCCGCTGCCATGGTTCGGGTTCTCGAAGCCCAGGGCCGGCCCGTCACGCTGCTGCGGCACTTGCCGCGGAGGGGGCTCGCTGAGCACCGCCAGTTCCTGCTCGACCAGTCAAACGCGGCGAAGTGCCTCTTCCTTGACGACGATGTGTGGCTGGAACCAGGTGCCTTGGAGCGGATGAACCGGGCACTTGAGGAGCTGGACTGCGGCTTTGTGGGCATGGCGCCGCAGGGCCTGTCCTACCTTGATGACAGGCGGCCGGAGCAAACGGCGGGGTTTGAAGTCTGGGACGGACCTGTTACGCCGGAACGCGTTCGTCCCGGCACCCCCGGCTTTGAGCGCTGGCCGCTGCACAGTGCCGCAAACCTCAGCCACCTCAGTGCGGATCTTTCTCTGGGGCCGGGGGAGTGGCTGCCGTACCGGGTGGCCTGGCTCGGCGGGTGCGTGCTCTACCAACGTGATGCACTTCGCGAAGCCGGCGGTTTCAGTTTCTGGCCGAGCCTGCCTGTGGATCATGCAGGGGAGGACGTGGTTGCCCAGTGGCAGGTCATGGAGAGGTATGGTGCCGCCGGTATTCTGCCCTCGGGGGCTGTCCACCTTGAGTCCCCCACTACGGTGACGGACCGAAAGGTGGAAGCCTACGACGTCGTCCTGGGCGAAACTGTGGCAGCATACGCAGGCAACAGCCCCGCCGTCGACTAA
- a CDS encoding SDR family oxidoreductase: MSGTDKQTDQPKDPRGGYHAGPFPEQEQKQPGLTAPMDPKPDHGELSYEGHGKLQGKAALITGGDSGIGKAAAIAFAREGADVAISYLPEEEEDAQDTADWIRKAGRRVLLFAGDGREEEFSTRIADETAAEFGRLDVVVLNAAYQKNRESLESLPTEEFDRVFKTNLYSLLWTARAAVPHLKPGASIITTASIQAFNPSPGLIDYAMTKAAQVAFTKALAQELGPKGIRVNAVAPGPIWTPLIPATEWPDKLPKFGQDTPLERAGQPAELAAAYVLLASEDGSYISGAVLPVTGGKGL, encoded by the coding sequence ATGAGCGGGACGGACAAACAGACGGACCAGCCGAAGGATCCCCGGGGCGGCTACCACGCAGGCCCTTTTCCGGAGCAGGAGCAGAAGCAGCCCGGCCTGACGGCGCCCATGGATCCCAAACCGGACCACGGGGAACTCAGCTATGAGGGGCACGGGAAGCTGCAGGGCAAGGCAGCCCTTATCACCGGCGGAGATTCGGGCATCGGCAAGGCGGCGGCCATCGCGTTCGCCCGCGAAGGGGCCGATGTGGCCATCTCCTACCTCCCTGAAGAGGAGGAGGACGCCCAGGACACAGCGGACTGGATCCGGAAGGCGGGCCGGCGGGTCCTGCTTTTTGCCGGCGACGGACGCGAGGAGGAATTCAGTACCCGGATCGCGGACGAAACGGCGGCAGAGTTCGGCCGCCTGGACGTAGTGGTGCTGAACGCCGCCTACCAGAAGAACCGCGAAAGCCTTGAATCGCTGCCCACGGAGGAATTCGACCGGGTCTTTAAAACCAACCTCTACTCGCTGCTGTGGACGGCCAGGGCCGCCGTACCTCATCTCAAACCGGGCGCCTCGATCATCACCACGGCCTCGATCCAGGCCTTCAACCCGTCACCCGGCCTGATCGACTACGCCATGACCAAGGCTGCGCAGGTGGCCTTCACCAAGGCATTGGCGCAGGAACTCGGGCCCAAGGGAATCCGGGTCAACGCTGTGGCTCCAGGACCCATCTGGACCCCGCTGATCCCGGCCACCGAGTGGCCGGACAAGCTTCCGAAGTTCGGGCAGGACACACCGCTGGAACGGGCCGGCCAGCCCGCCGAGCTCGCCGCCGCCTATGTCCTGCTGGCCTCGGAAGACGGATCCTATATTTCCGGGGCCGTGCTGCCGGTAACCGGCGGAAAGGGGCTCTGA
- a CDS encoding DUF6328 family protein: MSDVEDYTGRTGRNETREEQMDRNWAELLQELRVLQTGVQILAGFLLTLPFQSRFEELDDFQVTLYLVNVVIAALTTAFILLPVSVHRRLFRKRLKETLVSSADFITKIALAGIGLLSAGTAALVFDVTAGRSAGLTAGGVLLAVLVVLLVYVPLHLNRRAMAGR, encoded by the coding sequence ATGTCCGACGTGGAGGACTACACAGGCCGGACCGGCCGCAACGAAACCCGCGAGGAGCAGATGGACCGCAACTGGGCGGAGCTGCTGCAGGAGTTGCGGGTGCTGCAGACCGGCGTGCAGATCCTTGCGGGATTCCTGCTGACCCTGCCGTTCCAGTCGCGCTTTGAAGAGCTTGACGACTTCCAGGTGACCCTTTACCTGGTCAACGTGGTCATCGCTGCCCTGACCACAGCGTTCATCCTCCTGCCGGTCAGCGTGCACCGGAGGCTGTTCCGGAAGCGGCTGAAGGAGACCCTGGTGTCCAGCGCCGACTTCATCACGAAGATTGCGCTTGCCGGGATAGGCCTCCTGAGCGCCGGAACCGCCGCACTGGTGTTCGACGTGACGGCCGGCCGGTCAGCCGGCCTCACCGCCGGAGGCGTACTCCTTGCCGTCCTGGTGGTCCTTCTGGTCTATGTCCCGCTGCACCTGAACAGGCGCGCCATGGCAGGACGCTAG
- a CDS encoding LuxR family transcriptional regulator, producing the protein MRTLFRTALMVLLLIATPALSAGATQAAPTPFGHHITASPGGAWAQSAASPTPSPGDTASTGPANPGTGESAQNESTRLDYTPWVIGAVVLVVLILILIWRRRRNTTIV; encoded by the coding sequence ATGCGAACACTCTTTAGGACTGCCCTGATGGTACTGCTGCTCATTGCCACACCGGCGCTTTCGGCCGGAGCCACCCAGGCGGCCCCAACCCCGTTCGGACACCACATCACGGCATCCCCCGGAGGGGCGTGGGCGCAGTCGGCCGCGTCTCCCACACCATCCCCCGGGGATACCGCCTCCACCGGCCCTGCCAATCCGGGCACCGGCGAATCCGCGCAAAACGAGTCCACCCGGCTCGATTACACCCCGTGGGTCATCGGCGCGGTGGTCCTGGTGGTCCTGATCCTGATCCTGATCTGGCGCCGCCGCCGCAACACCACCATCGTTTAG
- a CDS encoding glycerate kinase produces MRILIAPDKFKGSLTAAEAAAAIAEGALRVYPDAVATQFPIADGGEGTLEAAVAAGYEERINAVVGPILAPVGAAWAIRKAGGGKVTAVIETAQASGLAEMEPTPANALRAHSYGCGQLIAAALDAGATEIVLGLGGSAMTDGGSGALRALGLKPLDAAGNVVPLGGGSLADVVALDATALDPRLAAATFRIAVDVRNPLYGTLGAAHVFSPQKGADEEAVELLDAGLRNWASLLREATGRDVNVEGAGAAGGFPASFLAFTDAALEGGFALVAGLTGLAEQLASADLVITGEGSMDGQSLTGKAPIALADAARERGIPVIVVAGRILVTPEDLAGHGVVAAAQLLDVASSPEDAVANAAKYLAWATSQVLEGA; encoded by the coding sequence ATGCGCATTCTTATTGCTCCGGACAAGTTCAAGGGTTCCCTTACGGCTGCTGAAGCGGCCGCCGCCATCGCCGAGGGCGCCCTGCGCGTCTACCCGGACGCCGTCGCCACGCAGTTCCCCATTGCCGACGGCGGCGAGGGTACCCTCGAGGCCGCGGTGGCAGCCGGCTACGAAGAGCGGATCAACGCCGTGGTAGGCCCCATCCTTGCCCCGGTGGGCGCGGCCTGGGCCATCAGGAAGGCCGGCGGCGGCAAGGTCACCGCTGTGATTGAAACCGCCCAGGCCTCCGGCCTTGCTGAGATGGAGCCGACCCCCGCCAATGCACTGCGCGCCCACAGCTACGGCTGCGGCCAGCTGATCGCGGCGGCCCTGGACGCGGGGGCTACGGAAATCGTCCTCGGGCTCGGCGGATCCGCAATGACCGACGGCGGCAGCGGCGCCCTGCGCGCCCTGGGCCTGAAGCCGCTGGACGCAGCCGGGAACGTTGTGCCGCTCGGTGGCGGCTCGCTCGCGGACGTTGTGGCGCTGGACGCCACTGCCCTCGACCCCCGGCTGGCCGCCGCCACCTTCCGCATCGCCGTCGACGTGCGGAACCCGCTGTACGGAACGCTGGGAGCTGCCCATGTCTTTTCCCCGCAGAAGGGCGCCGACGAGGAAGCCGTGGAACTGCTCGACGCCGGGCTGCGCAACTGGGCATCCCTCCTGCGTGAGGCGACAGGCCGGGACGTCAACGTTGAGGGCGCGGGCGCGGCCGGCGGCTTCCCGGCGTCGTTCCTTGCCTTCACTGACGCCGCACTAGAAGGCGGCTTCGCGCTGGTGGCTGGACTGACCGGCCTGGCGGAACAGCTTGCCTCGGCAGATCTGGTGATTACCGGGGAAGGGTCCATGGACGGCCAGTCGCTGACCGGAAAGGCTCCGATTGCGCTCGCGGACGCCGCGCGGGAACGGGGCATCCCGGTGATCGTGGTGGCCGGCCGGATCCTGGTGACCCCGGAAGACCTCGCCGGGCATGGTGTGGTTGCCGCCGCGCAGTTGCTGGACGTGGCTTCCAGTCCCGAAGACGCCGTGGCCAACGCCGCGAAGTACCTGGCCTGGGCAACAAGCCAGGTACTTGAGGGCGCCTAG
- a CDS encoding SDR family oxidoreductase, giving the protein MQDTTGFNPTTAIVTASDSGIGKATAVALAQAGMDIGVTWHSDKAGAEATAEEVRGLGRKAVVRQLDTTDLQGAGAVIDELAEELGGVDVFVNNAGTGDGTKFLDLDVETWMQTLDTNLNGAFVCLQAAARRMVDAGRGGRLVAVTSVHEFQPRVGSSAYDASKHGLGGLMKTLALELAEHGITANSVAPGEIATPMTGQENEDPTTKDRPGVPLGRPGDAREIAAVIAFLASPASSYVTGASWAVDGGMLQMGPQGGSHITSHEWRQG; this is encoded by the coding sequence ATGCAGGACACCACAGGGTTCAACCCCACCACCGCCATCGTCACCGCATCAGACTCCGGAATCGGCAAGGCCACTGCCGTTGCCTTGGCCCAAGCAGGGATGGACATCGGCGTCACCTGGCATTCCGACAAGGCCGGCGCCGAGGCAACGGCCGAAGAAGTCCGCGGCCTGGGCCGCAAGGCGGTGGTGCGGCAGCTGGACACCACTGATCTCCAGGGCGCCGGTGCCGTCATCGACGAACTCGCGGAAGAACTGGGCGGCGTGGACGTCTTTGTGAACAACGCGGGGACCGGGGACGGGACAAAATTCCTGGACCTGGATGTCGAAACATGGATGCAGACACTCGACACCAACCTCAACGGCGCGTTCGTCTGCCTGCAGGCCGCAGCCCGGCGCATGGTCGACGCCGGCAGGGGAGGGCGCCTGGTGGCAGTCACCAGCGTCCATGAATTCCAGCCGCGGGTGGGATCCTCCGCCTACGACGCCTCCAAGCACGGCCTGGGCGGGCTGATGAAGACCCTGGCGCTGGAACTTGCGGAGCATGGCATTACCGCCAACAGTGTGGCCCCTGGCGAAATAGCCACCCCCATGACAGGGCAGGAGAACGAAGATCCCACCACCAAGGACAGGCCAGGTGTTCCGCTGGGCCGGCCGGGCGACGCCAGGGAAATCGCCGCGGTGATCGCGTTCCTGGCTTCCCCCGCCTCGAGTTACGTCACCGGCGCCTCCTGGGCTGTGGACGGCGGCATGCTGCAGATGGGCCCGCAGGGCGGGTCCCACATCACCAGCCACGAATGGCGGCAGGGGTAG
- a CDS encoding class I SAM-dependent methyltransferase, with protein MIPKLARLSRSAPKDRRLAWDKYWAGISATGPGGEVLWDSGRDHEFLGYRDVLLRHLDAELPLVDVGCGHGSFTRALAGTFREVVGVDVSAHAVARARAESEAQAGLAGRIRYEARDMTAPDAARGLAGERGANVFIRGVLHVLGPADQAALVKNLRVLAGNGGTVFLAETNFQGNPLDYVSHLGATAKDIPAPLERAIRELPMPGHFGPDERSRILPGESWELLEDGDVAIETNPVTGVPAQSRIPGYYAVLRPRRQRFRPQGGAAATSPALDMEAGREAP; from the coding sequence ATGATCCCCAAGCTTGCCCGGCTGTCCCGTTCTGCGCCCAAGGACCGGCGCCTGGCGTGGGACAAATACTGGGCAGGCATCAGCGCCACCGGACCGGGCGGCGAGGTTTTGTGGGATTCGGGCCGGGACCACGAGTTCCTCGGTTACCGGGACGTGCTGCTGCGCCACTTGGATGCGGAACTTCCCCTGGTTGATGTGGGCTGCGGACACGGCAGTTTCACCCGCGCATTGGCCGGTACCTTCCGCGAGGTGGTCGGTGTGGACGTGTCCGCCCATGCGGTGGCGCGAGCACGCGCCGAGTCGGAAGCGCAAGCAGGCCTGGCCGGGCGCATCCGGTACGAAGCCCGGGACATGACAGCGCCCGACGCCGCCCGCGGGCTCGCCGGCGAACGCGGCGCCAACGTGTTCATCCGAGGTGTGCTCCACGTGCTGGGCCCTGCCGACCAGGCAGCGCTGGTGAAGAACCTTCGGGTCCTGGCAGGCAACGGCGGCACGGTCTTCCTTGCCGAAACCAACTTCCAGGGCAACCCCCTTGACTATGTCTCGCATCTGGGCGCAACAGCCAAAGACATCCCGGCACCCCTCGAACGGGCCATCCGCGAACTGCCGATGCCAGGCCATTTTGGCCCTGATGAGCGCTCCCGCATCCTGCCCGGGGAGTCCTGGGAGCTCCTCGAGGACGGCGATGTTGCCATTGAGACGAATCCGGTGACCGGCGTGCCCGCCCAGAGCCGGATTCCCGGTTACTACGCCGTGCTGCGCCCGCGCCGCCAGCGTTTCCGGCCGCAGGGAGGCGCAGCGGCCACCAGCCCTGCCCTTGACATGGAGGCTGGTCGGGAGGCTCCATAG
- a CDS encoding ATP-binding protein translates to MPRTAYVADPDDGRLALNARALREAGYEVRTACDADGLARLLAAGEPSVIVVDTSLSAVEAEAPVLVMVDLDSPAELAAMKPPGVHDCIAKPPPPKELVHRATSLISQVARRRIARQEAEALREQLRQVSAAVRGTNDPQEIAGHVVAGFGRTFKADHVRLTTFEDERVPPITAAWTRPGLEPLADTALPDEDSARQTADMLWAGAETLSSSEGSEEDGQTGEPGGTPRLGPAASLLAVPMGEGSSSLGIIWIAMLDEPRQWSRAELGLIQHVAGNAAHGLIQSHLISSQQQVVKQLRQLDKAKTDFLATVNHELRTPLTSIMAYLDMIQESTEQPVSPEVHQMLDIVVRNTERLRMLIEDMLSVSRNGLEDNLMHLTPVRLGQTLDLVAGALRPLAQLQNVTIAVDPAPEDPEILADEVQLQQVFTNLVSNAIKFTPSGGRIEVGSESHAAADGTRWATVSVADTGIGISSEEIDHVFTRFYRASNAMSGAIPGTGLGLAITKDIVARHGGRIDVASTLGSGTTVTVSLPLDTDRNRAN, encoded by the coding sequence GTGCCACGCACCGCTTATGTAGCGGACCCCGACGACGGGCGTCTGGCTCTGAATGCGCGCGCACTGCGAGAAGCTGGTTACGAGGTCCGCACCGCGTGTGATGCCGACGGCCTCGCCCGTTTGCTGGCAGCAGGCGAACCTTCCGTCATTGTGGTGGACACGTCCTTATCCGCGGTCGAAGCAGAGGCGCCAGTCCTGGTGATGGTGGATCTGGACAGCCCGGCCGAACTGGCGGCCATGAAGCCTCCCGGCGTCCACGACTGCATCGCCAAACCCCCGCCGCCCAAGGAACTGGTCCACCGGGCCACGTCCCTGATCAGCCAGGTGGCCCGGCGCAGGATCGCCCGGCAGGAGGCTGAGGCCCTGCGTGAACAGCTCCGGCAGGTGTCCGCCGCCGTGCGCGGAACAAACGATCCGCAGGAGATCGCCGGCCATGTGGTCGCTGGCTTCGGGCGAACGTTCAAGGCAGACCACGTCCGGCTGACTACTTTCGAGGACGAGCGGGTTCCCCCCATCACCGCCGCATGGACCAGGCCGGGCCTTGAACCGCTGGCTGACACCGCGCTGCCGGACGAGGACTCCGCCCGGCAGACGGCCGACATGCTGTGGGCTGGGGCCGAAACGCTGAGCTCCTCTGAGGGGTCCGAAGAGGACGGGCAAACAGGCGAGCCCGGAGGCACCCCGCGCCTTGGCCCTGCCGCCTCGCTGCTGGCGGTGCCGATGGGTGAAGGCAGCTCCTCGCTGGGCATCATCTGGATCGCGATGCTGGACGAGCCGCGGCAATGGTCCCGGGCGGAGCTGGGCCTGATCCAGCACGTGGCCGGCAATGCAGCACACGGCCTGATCCAGAGCCACCTCATCAGCAGCCAGCAGCAGGTGGTCAAGCAGCTTCGGCAGCTGGACAAGGCAAAAACCGACTTCCTCGCCACGGTGAACCACGAGCTGAGGACCCCGCTGACGTCCATCATGGCCTACCTGGACATGATTCAGGAAAGCACCGAGCAGCCCGTATCGCCCGAAGTCCACCAGATGCTGGACATCGTGGTCCGCAACACCGAGCGGCTCCGGATGCTGATCGAGGACATGCTCAGCGTGTCCCGCAACGGCCTCGAAGACAATCTGATGCATCTCACCCCGGTGCGCCTGGGCCAGACGCTGGACCTGGTGGCAGGGGCGCTGCGGCCCCTGGCCCAGCTGCAGAACGTCACTATTGCGGTGGATCCTGCACCGGAGGACCCCGAGATCCTGGCTGACGAGGTGCAGCTGCAGCAGGTATTCACCAATCTGGTGTCCAACGCCATCAAATTCACGCCAAGCGGCGGCCGGATTGAGGTGGGAAGCGAGTCGCACGCGGCGGCAGACGGCACCCGCTGGGCAACCGTCAGCGTGGCCGACACCGGCATCGGCATCTCCAGCGAGGAAATCGACCACGTTTTCACCAGGTTCTACCGGGCGTCCAATGCCATGTCCGGAGCCATTCCCGGAACCGGGCTGGGGCTGGCCATTACCAAGGACATTGTGGCGCGCCACGGCGGCCGCATTGACGTGGCCTCCACCCTGGGCTCCGGCACCACCGTCACAGTGAGCCTTCCGCTGGATACTGACCGCAACCGGGCCAACTGA
- a CDS encoding bifunctional diguanylate cyclase/phosphodiesterase — protein MFADNDPRLSQLLEGIVRLASGDLNSRINVSDARDELDAIIMGTNLLAEDLQIIYEELEQRVQVRTQLLHEAHLEMQKMAMQDPLTGLANRSALIDALRAAIEDSADEGPVILLMDLDAFKSINDSLGHTAGDQVLVTVGERVRAAVRDTDVVARLGGDEFAIVMPAVSADQAAIVGHRILASLNDPIELPGRSVRCGASIGLSVGGAGQTPEDMLMEADVAMYASKAEGQNRLHRFEPGLLLVRRLRSQLVEDLRTAIRTDGLTLHYQPVVELGSGRIEGVEALVRWNHPTRGLIMPDEFIPLAEEAGLISELGLWVLRASVRQLREWIAGQFVDQRFSVRINISATDLQSLQFIEDVRNVLKETGVRPEQVVLELTEVAIVKGNELDRYSLGGLRGLGVGIEIDDFGTGYSSISYLRRLPVDRVKVDRSLIDGLGTDPGQPALVAAVLQLIRACGLEAVWEGVETAEQAEILRGLGCLSAQGYYFSRPVPPEQVPDLLAAQPEGANQ, from the coding sequence ATGTTCGCCGACAACGACCCCCGGCTTTCGCAACTGCTTGAAGGCATTGTGCGGCTGGCATCGGGAGACCTCAATTCACGGATAAACGTTTCTGACGCCCGCGACGAACTTGATGCCATCATTATGGGCACCAACCTCCTGGCCGAGGATCTGCAGATCATCTACGAGGAACTCGAACAGCGGGTGCAGGTGCGCACCCAACTCCTGCACGAAGCCCACCTGGAAATGCAGAAAATGGCCATGCAGGACCCCCTGACCGGCCTGGCCAACCGCTCTGCGCTCATCGACGCCTTGAGGGCCGCCATCGAGGACAGCGCGGATGAGGGGCCCGTGATCCTGCTGATGGACCTGGACGCCTTTAAGTCCATCAACGACAGCCTCGGCCACACCGCCGGCGACCAGGTACTGGTCACGGTGGGTGAACGTGTCCGCGCCGCGGTGCGGGACACGGACGTCGTCGCCCGGCTGGGCGGGGACGAGTTCGCGATCGTGATGCCGGCGGTCTCCGCGGACCAGGCCGCCATCGTTGGGCACCGCATTCTGGCGTCGCTGAATGACCCGATCGAGCTGCCGGGGCGGAGCGTGCGCTGCGGGGCCAGCATCGGGCTGAGCGTTGGCGGCGCCGGCCAGACGCCCGAGGACATGCTGATGGAGGCCGACGTCGCCATGTACGCCTCCAAGGCTGAGGGGCAGAACAGGCTGCACCGGTTTGAACCCGGGCTGCTGCTGGTCCGCAGGCTCCGCAGCCAACTGGTGGAGGACCTCCGCACCGCTATCAGGACCGACGGATTGACCCTGCACTACCAGCCGGTAGTGGAGCTGGGCTCCGGCCGGATCGAAGGCGTGGAGGCGCTGGTCCGGTGGAACCACCCCACCCGCGGGCTCATTATGCCCGACGAATTCATTCCGCTGGCCGAGGAAGCCGGGCTGATCTCCGAACTTGGGCTGTGGGTGCTGCGGGCCTCGGTGCGCCAGCTGCGGGAATGGATCGCCGGACAGTTCGTGGACCAGCGCTTCTCCGTGCGGATCAACATTTCCGCCACGGACCTGCAAAGCCTCCAGTTCATCGAGGATGTGCGGAACGTCCTGAAGGAAACCGGCGTCCGGCCCGAACAGGTGGTCCTGGAACTGACTGAAGTAGCGATCGTCAAGGGCAATGAACTGGACCGTTACTCGCTGGGCGGGCTGCGCGGCCTTGGCGTCGGGATCGAAATCGATGACTTCGGAACGGGCTATTCGTCCATCAGCTATCTGCGCCGCTTGCCGGTGGACCGGGTCAAGGTGGACCGCTCGCTGATCGACGGCCTTGGCACCGATCCAGGCCAGCCGGCACTCGTGGCGGCTGTCCTGCAACTCATCCGGGCCTGCGGCCTGGAGGCTGTCTGGGAAGGGGTCGAAACCGCGGAACAGGCGGAGATCCTCCGCGGCCTGGGCTGCCTCAGCGCCCAGGGCTATTACTTCAGCAGGCCCGTTCCACCGGAGCAGGTTCCCGATCTGTTGGCAGCCCAGCCGGAAGGCGCTAATCAGTAA
- a CDS encoding EAL domain-containing protein, which yields MSVRVQAWGIIAAVLGDPDPSGAAVRQRLSKSLDENPGVPERALLEYLLETRRSDANTVETLDSVRKMRLEPSIIPPQLAERIDAIRSMSRISALLESQMLMTAFQPIYGLADETVVGVEALSRFVSDDGAAAELWFAEAAAVGLGANLEFSALGSAAAAARDLPQNLYVSLNISPTSCLDPRLPELFEHIDLPISRVVLELTESVSDEEYPQFIAAINPLRDQGLRIAVDDTHPGAGALSRMVHLRPDFLKVGRNIIGDVDNDGIQRALAGCLVDFAEQIGTTLIAEGIETVGELKVLTELGISAGQGYLLGRPSVRPQDWASWNTRLDMDGLKSQLVGPEQSGPVSPPNDVH from the coding sequence ATGTCGGTTCGAGTACAGGCGTGGGGAATCATCGCCGCCGTTTTAGGGGATCCGGATCCATCCGGGGCCGCTGTCCGGCAACGCCTCAGCAAGAGCCTCGATGAAAATCCTGGCGTGCCCGAAAGGGCCTTGCTGGAGTATCTCCTGGAAACCCGCCGCAGCGACGCCAACACCGTTGAAACGCTGGACAGTGTCCGGAAAATGCGCTTGGAACCCAGCATTATTCCGCCACAGCTTGCGGAACGGATTGACGCAATCCGCAGCATGTCCCGCATCAGCGCATTGCTTGAAAGCCAAATGCTGATGACGGCGTTCCAGCCCATTTATGGGCTGGCCGACGAAACCGTAGTGGGTGTCGAGGCGTTGTCGCGCTTTGTCAGCGACGACGGCGCGGCCGCGGAATTGTGGTTCGCCGAGGCAGCAGCCGTAGGCCTGGGCGCGAACCTGGAGTTTTCCGCCCTCGGATCAGCCGCTGCCGCAGCCCGCGATCTTCCGCAGAACCTTTATGTGTCCTTGAACATTTCGCCCACGTCCTGCCTGGACCCGCGGCTGCCGGAATTGTTCGAACACATCGACCTTCCCATCAGCCGGGTGGTGCTTGAACTGACCGAATCCGTCAGTGATGAGGAGTACCCGCAGTTCATTGCCGCCATTAACCCGCTGCGCGACCAAGGCCTGCGCATCGCGGTTGATGACACCCACCCGGGGGCCGGTGCCCTGAGCCGGATGGTGCACCTGCGTCCGGATTTCCTGAAGGTTGGCCGGAACATCATTGGCGATGTGGACAACGACGGTATCCAGCGCGCCCTTGCCGGCTGCCTGGTGGACTTCGCTGAGCAGATCGGCACCACCCTGATCGCGGAGGGCATTGAGACAGTCGGCGAACTCAAGGTCCTGACGGAGCTGGGCATCAGCGCAGGCCAGGGCTACCTCCTGGGCCGGCCCTCGGTGCGGCCGCAGGACTGGGCGAGCTGGAACACCCGCCTGGACATGGACGGCCTGAAGAGCCAGCTTGTGGGCCCGGAACAGTCCGGGCCCGTTTCGCCGCCCAACGACGTGCACTGA